In Littorina saxatilis isolate snail1 linkage group LG8, US_GU_Lsax_2.0, whole genome shotgun sequence, a single genomic region encodes these proteins:
- the LOC138974592 gene encoding G-protein coupled receptor GRL101-like, whose product MVRKSSFTNAVVGIRKVKPIDLRLWYLYRYMWQWGEQGGPIAYDQSELQRKGTALECAVLNVKKGLSLEPLLCGVVKSDQAPPEGFICMRPNPTRETGKLSLSGVSFPRASKTPTKFQTKECPDGSLVQTFHRCQWGEEDDDDDSGWSPLHLPLFQCRFGPAVHYSLLCDGKYDCQDRSDETNCHKPQFAPLQTSSFICRKFQAVPVLQRCDGMPDCFDESDEEFCESCTHHHVLCQDVGCIPMHYANYFQQCASNALTTESASPATPPRRVHLDGTGMSSLVTGDCGEGFFHCQGGHCIPTFLLNNGEQDCPRGEDEGITMDNVTCPGYYRCHGSGNCVDSDRLCDNIYHCPNKDDEMFCHMTCPRDQGCRCEGWAYTCSGMIDPLENLHVRYLDLSHASNVTLEKLHYMEYLAFLNLSSCGLGNVTLFNMPQLRVLDLSFNLLTGLFSLSLRHFSALEFLDLSDNSFVTTIGSDFALQLAIGQLRNLRTLLMTNVGLEVIDDKAFSPLSSLKHLDLRKNPLQRYVEGSLFGLTSLEELHTDESKLCCHYFHPTVLRCYAPFDELSSCSDLLAQDFFRAFLWVLSCQAIVGNIGVLVYRVVIATHNSASASVVLVKNLCLSDLLMGIYMMVIGVADVQFRGEYVAQENGWKSSVTCTVAGFLSFVSSEVSAFVVCLITLDRVLVICFPFHSHLHLSHSVTVIFCCGAWVLGCVLAAVPLLTGLEFYGQNGICVPLPITRQQFSGQRYAFAVFIVLNFVLFLAIGVGQAVIYSAVRNSSKAAGNQMRERDMALARRLLVVVLTDFCCWFPIGLLGLLAARGAPVPGVVNVWAAIFVLPLNSALNPFLYTLNSVLRKRRARRMEKRTKKTLGRLRTEIATWQPASVHELVRICVSSRVVDRETLHTLLGVQDAARVEGQHGEDVGQGRDENDSSIDNGNHTTLVTHDATL is encoded by the coding sequence ATGGTCCGCAAAAGCAGCTTTACCAACGCCGTAGTAGGCATCAGAAAAGTAAAACCAATCGACCTCAGGTTGTGGTACTTGTACCGCTACATGTGGCAGTGGGGAGAGCAGGGCGGTCCCATAGCGTATGACCAAAGCGAGCTGCAGAGAAAAGGGACGGCACTGGAGTGTGCTGTGCTCAATGTGAAGAAGGGGCTCTCTCTAGAGCCTTTGCTTTGTGGTGTAGTCAAATCCGACCAAGCTCCTCCTGAAGGCTTCATCTGCATGAGACCAAACCCGACCCGCGAGACAGGTAAGCTTTCACTGTCCGGAGTCTCTTTTCCCAGGGCATCCAAAACGCCAACCAAGTTCCAGACCAAGGAATGTCCAGACGGCTCGCTGGTGCAGACGTTCCATCGCTGTCAGTGGGGGGAGgaagatgatgacgacgactctGGTTGGTCCCCTCTCCATCTGCCCCTGTTTCAGTGTCGTTTTGGGCCCGCCGTGCACTACTCGCTGTTGTGTGATGGAAAATACGACTGCCAAGATCGCAGCGATGAAACCAACTGTCACAAACCGCAGTTTGCCCCTCTGCAGACATCATCTTTTATCTGCAGAAAGTTCCAGGCGGTTCCAGTTTTGCAGAGGTGTGACGGAATGCCGGACTGTTTTGATGAGAGTGATGAAGAGTTTTGTGAATCTTGTACACATCATCATGTTCTTTGTCAGGACGTGGGATGTATTCCCATGCACTATGCAAATTACTTCCAACAGTGCGCAAGCAATGCCTTAACCACAGAATCAGCCTCTCCGGCCACTCCACCTCGAAGGGTGCACCTAGACGGGACTGGAATGTCTTCCCTCGTCACTGGAGACTGCGGTGAAGGTTTCTTCCACTGTCAGGGCGGCCACTGCATCCCGACCTTTCTCCTCAACAACGGAGAGCAGGACTGCCCGCGGGGAGAAGATGAAGGCATTACTATGGACAATGTGACGTGTCCAGGTTACTACAGGTGTCACGGTTCTGGCAACTGCGTCGACAGTGACCGTTTGTGTGACAACATCTACCACTGCCCCAACAAGGACGACGAGATGTTCTGTCACATGACCTGCCCACGTGACCAGGGCTGCCGTTGTGAAGGCTGGGCCTACACGTGTTCCGGGATGATCGACCCTCTGGAGAACCTTCACGTGCGCTACCTGGACCTCAGCCACGCTTCTAATGTGACTCTGGAAAAACTCCACTACATGGAGTACCTCGCCTTCCTCAACTTGTCTTCGTGCGGGCTTGGCAATGTGACTCTCTTCAACATGCCTCAGCTTCGAGTTCTCGATCTCAGCTTTAACCTACTGACAGGTCTGTTTTCTCTCAGTCTCCGACATTTTTCTGCGCTTGAGTTTTTGGACCTGTCTGATAATTCTTTTGTGACAACTATCGGCAGTGACTTTGCTTTACAATTAGCAATAGGACAGCTTCGCAACCTGAGAACTTTGCTCATGACTAACGTTGGTTTGGAGGTAATAGACGACAAAGCGTTTAGTCCCTTGTCAAGCCTGAAGCACCTCGACCTGAGAAAAAATCCATTGCAGAGGTATGTTGAGGGATCTCTGTTCGGTTTGACCTCCCTCGAAGAACTGCATACCGACGAATCAAAACTATGCTGTCATTATTTTCATCCTACGGTGTTGAGATGCTACGCTCCTTTCGATGAGCTCTCTTCCTGCAGCGACCTTTTGGCTCAGGATTTCTTCAGGGCATTTCTCTGGGTGCTGTCTTGCCAGGCCATTGTCGGTAACATCGGGGTCTTGGTCTACAGGGTGGTCATCGCCACGCACAACTCGGCATCCGCGTCCGTAGTCCTGGTAAAGAACCTGTGCCTCTCTGATCTCCTGATGGGAATCTATATGATGGTGATCGGCGTGGCTGACGTTCAGTTCAGAGGGGAATACGTAGCTCAGGAGAACGGCTGGAAGAGCAGTGTGACATGTACGGTGGCCGGGTTTCTGTCGTTCGTGTCCAGCGAGGTGTCGGCCTTCGTGGTGTGTCTGATCACGCTGGACCGCGTGCTGGTCATCTGCTTCCCCTTCCACTCTCACCTGCACCTCAGTCATTCTGTCACCGTCATCTTTTGCTGCGGTGCATGGGTCCTGGGCTGTGTGCTGGCTGCAGTGCCTCTCCTGACGGGGTTAGAGTTCTACGGACAGAACGGTATCTGTGTGCCTCTGCCTATCACTAGGCAGCAGTTCTCAGGGCAGAGATACGCCTTCGCTGTCTTCATCGTCCTCAACTTTGTCCTCTTCCTCGCCATCGGCGTGGGGCAGGCCGTCATCTACAGCGCAGTGCGTAACTCCAGCAAGGCAGCGGGAAATCAGATGCGGGAACGAGACATGGCTCTAGCGCGGCGCCTTCTGGTCGTGGTGCTGACCGACTTCTGCTGCTGGTTCCCCATCGGTCTGCTGGGGCTGCTGGCTGCCCGTGGCGCTCCCGTCCCTGGCGTGGTCAACGTGTGGGCCGCCATCTTCGTGCTGCCGCTCAACTCGGCGCTCAACCCGTTCCTCTACACGCTGAACAGTGTCCTGCGGAAGCGGAGGGCGCGGAGGATGGAGAAGAGAACGAAGAAGACCCTAGGCAGGCTGAGGACGGAGATCGCCACATGGCAGCCGGCCAGCGTGCACGAGCTGGTCAGGATATGCGTCAGCTCCAGAGTGGTGGACAGGGAGACGCTGCACACACTGCTGGGGGTCCAGGACGCTGCGAGAGTTGAAGGTCAGCATGGAGAGGACGTCGGCCAGGGCAGGGATGAGAATGACAGCAGTATTGACAATGGCAACCACACCACCTTAGTCACCCATGATGCTACTCTTTGA